One Cicer arietinum cultivar CDC Frontier isolate Library 1 chromosome 8, Cicar.CDCFrontier_v2.0, whole genome shotgun sequence DNA segment encodes these proteins:
- the LOC101494234 gene encoding uncharacterized protein, which produces MDNQEERSLKAKTKRNMSSTSSTFFSANQSPFFSPRSPPSTCNRTHLDIAGPSISSGIPEQTSLVNVKSTLSDITASPAGYNSSDLLKLDFTSSSVGMSSSSINYRHCGDEGCSGMKGKPIKKDRNNRTSSTPGSTPLSSYRLRNCDVFIGFHGRKTPLVRFVNWLRAELETQGISCFVSDRARCKNSRKLANVERAMDAASFGVVIVSRKSFKNRYTIGELQFFSSKKNLVPIYFDLSPADCLVRDIIEKRGEMWEKNGGELWLWYEGLEQEWKDAVHALSRVDEWKLEAQDGSWRDCILKAVTLLAMRLGKRSVAERLTKWRERAEKEEFPFTRNENFIGRKKELSQLEFILFGDITGDAEQDYIELKARPKRKGITIGRGKGNMIGERWRESERHMVNGRREENEAVIWKESEKEIEMQGTEFSHRQYHKKLKRGKYTRRKRGTKILYGKGIACVSGDSGIGKTELILEFVYRFHQRYKMVLWIGGERRYIWQNYLNIRSFLEVDVGVDSGLEKARIQSVEEQEAAAISRVRKELMRNIPYLVIIDNLESEKDWWDHKLVMDLLPRFGGETHVIISTRLSSTMNLEPLKLSYLSGVEAMSLMQGNGKDYPIEEIDALRVIEEKVGRLTLGLAIVGAILTELPITPSRLLDTINRMPLKDMSWSAKEAHMLKKNTFLLQLFDVCFSIFDHADGPRSLATRMVLVSGWFAPGAIPVSLLALAAHKIPEKCHQVCLWRKIMKLLTCQFTLSYTRKSELEASSLLLRFNIARSSTKQEYIHFNELVKLYGRKREDTVAAQAMIQAMISHGSISQNLEHSWAACFLLFGFGHDDVVVELKVSELLCLVKRVVLPLAIHTFITYSRCTPALELLRLCTNALEAADQAFITPVDKWFDKTLCWRSIKTNAQLNPCLWQELALCRATVLETTAKLMLRCAQFKVGEDLVRKAVFIRTSICGEDHPDTISTRETLNKFTRFSENVQIHAST; this is translated from the exons ATGGATAATCAAGAAGAGAGGTCTTTGAAAGCTAAGACCAAAAGGAATATGTCATCGACATCTTCGACATTTTTTTCAGCAAATCAGTCACCATTCTTCTCTCCAAGATCACCACCATCTACATGTAACAGAACTCATTTAGATATAGCTGGCCCAAGCATCAGTTCAGGGATTCCAGAACAGACGTCTCTAGTTAACGTTAAAAGTACCTTATCAGATATAACAGCATCTCCGGCTGGCTACAATTCAAGCGATTTGCTGAAACTTGATTTTACGTCTTCCTCAGTTGGCATGTCTAGCAGTAGTATCAATTATCGCCATTGCGGTGATGAGGGTTGTTCTGGAATGAAAGGGAAGCCAATTAAGAAAGATAGAAATAATAGAACATCATCAACTCCAGGTTCCACGCCACTCTCTTCTTATAGACTGAGGAATTGTGATGTTTTCATAGGATTTCATGGCAGGAAAACGCCTTTGGTACGATTTGTTAATTGGCTTCGTGCTGAGTTAGAAACTCAAGGAATCAGTTGCTTTGTATCGGATAGGGCTCGATGTAAGAACTCTCGCAAGCTTGCCAATGTAGAAAGGGCTATGGATGCTGCTTCTTTTGGGGTAGTGATTGTATCAAGGAAGTCTTTCAAGAACCGATATACCATTGGGGAGCTGCAGTTTTTTTCTAGCAAGAAGAATTTGGTTCCAATATACTTTGATTTGAGTCCAGCTGATTGTCTTGTCAGGGATATAATCGAAAAGAGGGGTGAGATGTGGGAGAAAAATGGAGGGGAACTTTGGCTTTGGTATGAAGGGTTGGAACAGGAATGGAAAGATGCGGTGCACGCCCTCTCTCGTGTTGATGAATGGAAGTTGGAAGCTCAAGATGGAAGCTGGAGAGATTGCATACTGAAGGCTGTCACATTATTAGCAATGAGGTTAGGCAAGAGAAGTGTTGCGGAGCGCTTGACAAAATGGAGAGAGAGAGCAGAAAAAGAAGAGTTCCCTTTCACTCGAAATGAGAATTTTATTGGCAGGAAGAAGGAGCTTTCACAATTGGAGTTTATACTTTTTGGCGATATCACTGGAGACGCAGAGCAAGACTATATTGAACTTAAGGCCAGACCGAAGAGAAAGGGCATAACAATTGGTCGGGGCAAAGGTAATATGATAGGTGAAAGATGGAGGGAATCAGAAAGGCATATGGTAAATGGCAGACGAGAGGAAAACGAAGCGGTTATATGGAAGGAGTCCGAAAAAGAGATTGAAATGCAAGGTACTGAATTTTCTCATAGGCAATACCATAAAAAGCTCAAACGTGGTAAGTATACTAGGAGGAAAAGAGGAACAAAAATTTTGTATGGGAAAGGCATTGCTTGTGTTTCAGGTGATTCCGGAATCGGAAAAACAGAACTTATTCTTGAATTTGTGTACAGATTTCATCAGAGATACAAGATGGTTTTATGGATAGGAGGGGAGAGAAGATATATATGGCAAAACTATCTTAATATCAGGTCTTTTTTAGAAGTTGACGTAGGAGTTGACAGTGGTTTGGAGAAAGCCAGGATACAAAGCGTCGAAGAGCAGGAGGCCGCAGCAATTTCTAGAGTTCGCAAGGAGCTGATGAGAAACATTCCGTATCTTGTGATCATTGATAACTTGGAAAGTGAAAAAGATTGGTGGGATCACAAACTTGTGATGGATCTTCTCCCTCGTTTTGGTGGAGAGACACATGTAATTATTTCTACTCGCCTCTCTAGCACCATGAACTTGGAACCTTTAAAACTTTCATACTTATCTGGAGTTGAAGCAATGTCTTTAATGCAAGGGAATGGAAAGGACTATCCGATTGAAGAAATCGACGCTCT TAGAGTTATTGAGGAGAAAGTTGGGAGGTTAACTTTGGGCCTTGCCATTGTTGGTGCAATTTTGACCGAATTACCTATAACCCCGAGCAGGCTCCTAGATACCATAAATAGAATGCCTTTGAAGGACATGTCGTGGAGTGCTAAAGAAGCACACATGTTAAAGAAGAACACTTTCCTTTTGCAGCTTTTCGATGTTTGTTTTTCAATATTCGATCATGCGGATGGCCCAAGAAGCTTGGCCACCAGAATGGTGCTGGTAAGTGGATGGTTTGCGCCCGGTGCAATTCCTGTTTCCTTGTTAGCACTTGCTGCTCACAAGATACCAGAAAAATGTCACCAGGTCTGTTTATGGcgaaaaataatgaaattattaacATGTCAATTCACATTATCATACACCAGAAAATCAGAACTAGAAGCATCTTCTTTGCTTCTAAGATTTAATATTGCAAGGAGTAGTACGAAGCAAGAGTATATCCATTTTAACGAGCTCGTCAAACTATATGGTCGGAAAAGAGAAGATACCGTAGCTGCACAAGCAATGATACAAGCTATGATCAGTCACGGGTCGATATCTCAAAATCTGGAACATTCATGGGCTGCATGCTTtctattatttggatttggccACGACGATGTAGTTGTTGAGCTCAAGGTGTCCGAGCTTTTATGTCTTGTCAAAAGAGTGGTTCTGCCTCTTGCAATTCACACATTCATTACGTACTCGCGGTGCACTCCGGCTCTCGAGCTTCTGCGTCTGTGCACCAATGCACTGGAAGCTGCAGATCAAGCATTTATTACCCCAGTTGACAAGTGGTTCGACAAAACACTTTGTTGGAGGTCAATCAAGACTAATGCTCAGTTGAATCCTTGTCTCTGGCAAGAGCTAGCTTTGTGTCGAGCCACCGTTCTTGAGACCACGGCGAAGCTAATGCTAAGATGTGCTCAATTTAAGGTTGGGGAAGATTTGGTCAGGAAGGCTGTTTTTATTAGGACTTCGATTTGCGGTGAAGATCATCCAGATACCATATCAACACGTGAAACATTAAACAAATTTACCAGGTTTAGTGAAAATGTCCAAATTCATGCTTCAacatag